From Alligator mississippiensis isolate rAllMis1 chromosome 1, rAllMis1, whole genome shotgun sequence:
CCAGTTGTGATGCTTTTTGTAGTGTTGACATCTATGTCATGGAAACTGGCCTGAGACTTGCTAATTAATTTCACACAAACCACTAACCAGCAAGCAAATGCTAACATCATCTGGCGCTATCAGTTTGGGTCAGTAACCTGTAGTTGGATAAGATTCAGAAGCAGGACAGCTGGGTGTGGAAGAAGGATGAATAGTAAATTAAGATGCACATGCTTATTGTGTTCAATTTTCCACTCTTTTTTATgtcatcttttaatttttttctccagacATGTGAAGGCAAATTATATGTAACCTCTTTAGAGAAGCTCTAGCTTACAAGTTTTTTCACTTTTCGCTCTGTACCCTGCAAGCTTATTTCCTCACCCAGGTCATGCTTCTACATGTTTGAGGCTAATATCTAAAATGATTTCTACACTGTCTAAAAGAATTACCTCCATTCTGTGGTCCATGTTTCACCCAAATGTGTGGGGTATTTATTCTTAAGCTTTTTAGTAGTGGGCCATGTAGATGACAATAATATCTCAAGGAACTCTATAAATATGACATACCCTGTTCAGTCAAATACTAACattgaaaatatttctgttaaaAGATTCTGAACCACTTCATTCTAATACATACACTTCCAACAATGTCTCTGGCCTGAGGATGTTCCAGTTTCCAGAATGAGAGTCTTGAAAATGCCTGTCACTGAACAGTGCTTTTCCTGTGTTTGTAAAAACATTAGAATGGTGTGAAATCTAGACTGCTAAAAATATTCGTGGAACACGGTGCTTACTGCTTATAATTTTTTTCATTGTGTTACTTTATATCACACAATCTTGTAAGTATGGCTTTTCTTATTATATGTTATATCAGCATCAGCTCATTAAATGTTGGTTGTTTCTCCCAACATTTTACTGCTAGCTTTTAAATAAAACCTGCAGGCTGCCACCTTAGAAGAAAATGGGGTCTCCAAATAACATGTTGAACATTTATGCTTCCAAACACTGTAATAAAAATGTGGATTGAAGCTTGGGAAAGTAAAGTCAAATTATTAAAGGGATACTTCCAGAAAAGCTCTTAAGCCCCATTTTTTTGCTTCATAGTCAGTAATCCTTTTCTGCTATGCTACACTAATTTTAGCCAAATGTGTTTTGAGTAGCCCAGAAAAGGAATATGTAAACTGAGCCTGTTAATACATGGTAGTCCTGAAAATAGACAATTGAAGCTTAAACTGCATTGTTTGTGTTTTAATAAAACTGTCATTTTATAACAGCAATGTAGTGGCTTGTTGTTTTCAGGTCAGTCATCCAGCTTTTATTTCTCTTGTGTCTTTCAAGTTGTTCTTAGCTTCCTTTGTAAAGTGCTGCAAACACAGCACTGTTCCATCAGAACAACTCTTTAGAAAAGCCTTTGGTGGTGATGGGTGGAGGTAGCAAGCAGCTCTAAGAACAGACCTTGGTTTCTGAGCAGCATCAAAATTCTGGCACTCTTAGGCTACAAACAGAAGAAACAGACCTTGTCGGAACCTGGCAATGGCTCTGGTTGCTGTGGCCTGATCTTGGGCATTTGTCTGCAAAGGGGGGAAcccccatgctgccccctccccgcctaACCCCCCCTTGCACATGCATACTCTGGGAATCCCCCTGTGGAGGTggatttttatggcagcacaaaggcaataTCTGTTTGCATGGTAAAGCTTTCACCTTCATGTGTTACTCTGCTGTGTCATTTGATAGTGAGGTGGATTTCAATGCATGTTTGTCTCTGCAGTGACCCAGCCATGAAGCAGTTCCTGCTGTACTTAGATGAGTCAAATGCCCTGGGAAAGAAGTTCATCATACAAGATCTGGATGAAACTCATGTTTTTGTATTGGCCGAGCTGGTTAATTTCCTCCAGGAGAGAGTGGGCGAGTTAATGGACCAGAACTCTTTTCCTATTACACAGAAGTAAGAGTCTAGGAAAGTGAGGCTGGAATTTGCCGCTCCAAAATTACAAGCAATAGATGTGGAATTGATTCTGTTATTCTTCAATGTCCATGGCTGAGGAAGTTCTAGACAAAAGTGGTTACTCAAATGGATACTTTCCTTATTAAGTACTCTTAAACTGAATTTGATTTTTCTCATTTTGAGATATGCTCTTGaataaaaatatacttttcaGAGTTTGCTAGCCCAAATGATTTTTGATGCTTACCTTCTGGTTTAGAAATATTAATGTTCCTTTAACCagttccattttttattttcaaatgatCTGACTTCAAAACACACAAAGAAGTACTGTTTCTTATTTATCATGTTGTGCTTAGAATTTTGTGTGGGCTTCATCTTATCTCAGGAGTGAGTTGAGCAGATTACAGAGTAATAgatttttaactaaagcttctttATTAAAATGTTACATTCTGTGAcgtgacaaaaaaaaatcccttgcaagttaatataaaatactttgatcttactttaaaagtttttataTAACAATATGAAACATTTTTTCTCCTGTTTAAGCTCATTTATGTACCTATCAATCATTTTCTAGCATAGCTTTTCTCTAATGTAGTACATAAATTATTGTTGTGTtctgtatttttttatatttaacatttaaatgaaaaacagactACACAGATTGCAATTTAGATGTAAAGGGTTACTGAGCTGAATATGGCTAACAGTAATTATAGAGAAATATGCCTGCAAATGATGGACCAGTACCATAAGCCtgtaaaaataaagcaaattCAGCAGAAGTCCTAAGAGTAGTTACTACATAGCTAGGATGAGCTGCATAAACAGGAGGAAATGGTAAATTGGTGTTTTGGCTATGTAAGGAAAATAAGCTttcttaactttttcttttttccctcaaGGGAAAGCCTCCCAGAAATTCTCCTGGAGTGCAGAAATTAGTTTGAATTAATAAGGCCCCTTCCAGACTTGGCCTATCCACCAAGTTAAGATTGCATACATAATGGCATCTGTTGagattttcattaaaaacataGAGACTATCTAAAACAGAGAGGAAATTACTGTGATATAAAGTACTGTATGACACACAGGTCTGTCAGTGATTTCCCCAACCACACTACTCAAGATAGAAAATAACAAAATAGTGCCTTCTGTAAGACTTAGAAGTGATTATTTGTGAATGCAGGAGTATGGGGATATTGCTGCCAAAGATGATTTGCTTGTAACCGGTTGCTTCTGAAAATCCTCTCTCCTATTAAGAACAATTAAATGCATGAGAAGACCATGGTTTTCAGATATGTCAAACTATGTAAGGTGAATAATCCTATTTTGTCTTCTGCCTTGTGTTTCATTCTTTTAAAGCATTTGCTCTCTTAACTTAGCTCAGAACTGTACAACTGGCAGTTTGTGGGCTACATGCAGCTCGTGAGGAGTTAAATTGTGGCCCCCAGGCTCCTGTCCAGCTGCAAGGATGTGGGGAGTGGCTGCAATAGCAGCCagagggcacttatacacatgcgggggtggggtggggggccttAATTAGAGTTGCTCCAAGAGCccttgcttaaaaatggtggaggcgctttagttaaagtgcccccaccgctgtttttaagcacggggatgctgatatatgagacactggagtctgctggagcacagcaattgccattttccagtggacttgattaattgagtctgctccgacacgcttGTGTGTAGGTTCGCTCAGTCTCTGAGCTGTTTCTTCCTCCTCTggagctgcttcctgccctaggCAGTGGGGCTATGTGACAGTACAGGGAGCTGAGGGTGGCCCTGGGATGTAGGGTCTGGGGGCTTGCAGCATAccatgcagtggtggggcaccAGTGTGCAATGCAGAGGGTGGGATTGTAGGTACACATTGCCTTGGAGGGGGTGCCTTTGTGGGCAGGCAGTGTAGGGGGGTTGCAGGCACACtgtgcagcaggagggaggatcaTAGGCACACAGTGTAGTGGTGGAGGTGCAAGGTGCACCAGAGGGGTTGTGTTGGGGGGAAGTTATGAGTGCTCAGTACAGCTGTGGAGGGGGGGCATCCACAGTGCGTGAAATCTGGGGGGGTTGTGGCTCACTCTGGTGCGGACCCCACTAGTGTCCACCGGCTGCTTGGAAGCTGAACAGCCCTAATCTAGCTTGTAAAAGGTGTTAGATGTGACTTTAAACTCCAGAAGTTTATCTTCCATTTTGTCTTATCAAAGAACCTCATTACAATCCTGAATTATTTTCCAACAAGGTTTTGATAAAGGGTGGGTGAGCACCCTcagcaaatgatttttttttttttttaggctctCATTAAGCCCCTCCCTAGCTTGTAGGGATGTAAATaccaattttaaaaaattctgtttaGCCTGCAGTAATTACAACAGATAAATGATTAGTTGGTATGGCTGCTCTGGCTCACCCCCTGGGGCGCCTCTGCTCAAACCAGCACCAGCAGTGTgcttccaccctcctgaagtACAGCTGGGACTCAGCAGCTTCCTGGTGCCCTGGCTCCCTATGGCTACGTGTCATGATGAGCTGGGTAGGCAGATGTGTTCTCTTTAGTTCTGGGCACAGACCAGGAGGGTGAACGGGGCACTGTGAGGCTGAGCTGTACCCCCTtacctctgcctggctctgcagctaTTGTGTGTCCAGTTAGAAGGCCTGAGTCCAGGCTGTTCATGGCAGGCGGCAGGGAAGCTGCAAGAgactgcactggggtctgtggagcctAGCTATAGGTACTAGTCCCCCGTTCCACACCCCTCGCTCCCCCCCGTCTGTTTTGCCCCCTTCCAGATCCTACTGGGCCACCAAGCagcttcccttccttctccctgctggaTTGTGCCCCGCCCCTTGCTAAACATTAAGCTGGTAAACTATAATTAGTTGTCACTGGGCTTAtcggttaaatgattaattgtttaactgtTCACCTCTCTTACTGATTACAGGCTATAATTTTCTGTCTGTGAAGAACTTTTGATCTAAAGGGTTATGTCTTTTTGTAATGTTTAACTTTGTGTTACGTCAGCATGTTACATGCATTTAGCTTTAGTTTATTGTTTGTGTTTAAGAGTTAACAAAGAAATATAGAGGGGCAAGAAGGAAGAAGATGCTTAACTACCTGGCTTGTAGAGTTTGAGCTTTTATGGTCTTTGCCCCATTTTCTTTGCATAGCAATTATAACTGGATCCAGACTTTAAGACTGAAGCATTTCTACTCTCAGCAAGCCTCAGGTCAGTTTCCCTTTCATAATCTCACCAGCCTTACTTgaaacaattgaaaaaaaaatacatttaagccGATCAAAAAGTCAAATCTGCAGCTCTGTCTCTGATCCAAGAAACAAAAGTTGTGTGTAGTTGGTGAGGAAGAGAAGTAATTTCACCATATCTTGGAATCACTATCAAGCCTACTTCAAAGTCTGAATTCGGTAATGTTTACAGGCTCAGATGATTGTCCCTTATTACAGGAATCTATGGTCAGGACCCTGTTAGGAGCTAGGTTAGGAGAGCACATGCTTTAAGAAATGGAACTCAAGGCACAAGACAAATACTTATGGACTCAGCCACTGCTAGAGGGGGACAGAGTCCCATGCTAAGTTGATTATGCTACCAGTGGGACAATTATAGTTTTGAGAATCATATCAGTTATGTATAGCGTACATTTTATAGGGAAAAAGTTTTATCATTTAAACTTGAATGAGACTCCTTTCTTGAAACTTTTTCATCATAATCAGGTGTCTTTTACTTCTCAGTGTGAAAGTATATACGTTTATTGTAAACCTGATATTTAGTATTCGGGGCTATGAAGACTAACAGGAACTCAACATTTACTAGCATTTAAATGCTCTACACTTTCATTGTGTCCATGTGTTCTTTTAAGTATATTATAAGCAACAAACTATTTATTTAGAAAGTGAATTTCTACAGGAGAGAAATACCACTTGTAAGTACATTGAGAAGGAAAAAATACTGCCAATCAGTTGCAAGGAGAGATTTTTTAGGAATAAAAACTTAATATCAGTGCTAAAAAATCATAGAAACAACAGTCtttaaatctctgaatcaaagtAACATAATCCCTTAATGTGAGTACCATTCTTAGCATTCATACAGCTACTTGTAATCAAATGTCAGTACATAGTGGAGAAGGTGAACAGTATCTTcttatagaaaaaagaaaaaataatatcagTACCTAATGGGGTTAATGCTAAACTGAGATTCCCCAGTGATGATGTATTCAAAGGCATATATGCTGAACAATAATAGTGTAAATGTTCCAGGGCTACTCTGTTCCTGGCTTTGTTTTCTTGTCTTGTGGCATTATCATCCATTAGTCTCTCATCAGCACAGTGGTATGCATTTGCTGCCAAGTCAAATCTGAATGTGCATATAGGAAAGCCTGCTTTTTATTGAATGTTAGTCAGGAGTGTTGTTTGATTTCACATAAAGAAGCTTAGCCCTTTTTGTGGATGGTTGATAGTTCATTTTGTTCTTTTGTACAGTTTTGACAGGACATGAGGTATGCTTTGCAATCAAATATTGATAGTTTTATAACATCAATCTCTGGAAATCTCTGATTATGCAAAACAGTTTGGCACTTGAGTCAGCAATGAAGCATGGCAATTTAAAAGTGGCATACTGTAGCCATAGTTAAGATATGGACTTTGGCCTATACAAAAATATTCTCATTTGAGATGCATATTATGAATGAGACATAGATCCATTACTATAGAATATTTTTAGAAAGGTAAATTGAACCATTTAGTAATTACCAAAATAATTCCATTCAGTCACTTGTTGAAGGTAACTATTTTGGCCAACATTGTTGCCTAGAATGCCAACCAGTACTGTCTCCTTATACTCATACTCCCCTGTCTGCTTGTACCATACAATGACTTTTCTTATACTGTATACTCTTTGAAGAAAGAACTGtcattttgttctgtgtttattaCAGCACTTCACACATGGGGTGCTGGAGAACCTGGTTCATGATAAGAGCTTCTAAGTGTTACTTAATACAAATAAAAGAAATTATAACAATTCTATACTCTTCTCCCACCAAAAAAATCTTCAGTCCCATATTCTTTCCCACAGTTCCACTAATCCTTCCTCCTTCCTGGTCCATCTTGTTTCCACCTTCTCCAGCACATAGATTTGTAGATTGTTAGgtgctgaaagggaccttatagatcaagTGACCctagtgaggtgactgtccagtctcctttgaaGATTTGCGAGGTAGATGACTGTACCACCACTGGAGGGTGTTTATTACAccatctggacaccctgactgtgaaggagttttttcctggaattgagcctgaagcagccttccaggattTTGTAGTATCCATTGCTCGTGGtcttcactgagttcttgatgtactcccctgttgtagcagtaagccgctaccaagtcccctttcagccttctcttctgaaggctgaagaggcccaaatccctcatcctctcctcatatggcttgtcttgcaagtccctgatcatatggggggctcttttctggaccttctcaagtttttccacattcttgttgaagtgtggtgcccagaactagacacactactccagctgcagtctcaccagtgcagagtataaTGGGAGTATCACATCCTTAGGTTTGGATGAGATGCAaaggttaatgcatgccagcgtgttgtttgccctgctggccacagcatcgcactgccaacTCACATCAATGCAATGGTTGATCACTACCCCTatgtccctttcagctgtggcgCAAGTTAAATTGTTGCCACCGAGCCTGTGGGTATGTTGGGGATTGCTTGACCcgagatggagcactttatacttctgagtgttgaactttatctggttccagttcgcccaactctccagcctgtccaggtctgcctgtatctgcaacctatcttctggcatgaccacgctccctcatagtgttgtccacaaactcggccagtgagcttttcacccccaaatccaaatcattgataatgTTGAAAAGCACCTGTCCAAGCATGGACcactgagggacaccactggacacttctcaccaggacgacaGATATGTTCGTGAGAACTCTCTGGAttctaccctgcagccagttttccacctgcTGAACTGTTGaccagttaagcccacagtcttccattttttccacaaggatattgtgggatactaaatcaaaagccttttggaagtctacaggggtgtaggttgtagccgtgttggtctaaggacataggcagacaaggttctttgggtgaatctgatatcttttattagaccaacttaaatagttggaaaacaatttttaagcaagctttcgggttcaaaaacccttcatcaggctaaggaagtttcagcagttggtgtgtactcttcctggatggaatgaaaagtaaagaagccagaggctgggctggtacgcatacaagataggcagtcagtgaagatgtagattgaggagtcaatgggtgagagacagggtgggtgggtggggagagaagggggatgaatagtgcaGAAGTACCtgggggagtcagatgtcaggcaggttataatgtgtcgtaaatccaatgtctatattgtccattatttttagtatccaggaggttgatgaagtggagttcataggctcatctctgggaagtgttttgtaaatttcctttgaggatcaggactgagagattggagagagagagtgtgtttttttttgtgagaaatgtgcccccacaggtaattgggtattcttgtctttgatagatttccggatgcattcattctggtgcgcagttgttgtttggtctcacctatatattttccatcagggcatttggtgcactggatgagatatattacatttctggaggtgcagctataagatccaggaatgctgatggctctgttgcgggatgtagtaattgtgggggtggtgatgtgttggcaggttttgcatttcttgtcatggcatggtctggatccatttggtatgttctgtgtctgaggaagtttgcttctggtaatgaggttagcggggttcggtgcttgtttgaaagctaggatgggtggctctgggaagatctctttaagaatagagtctctttctagtatgggttgcaattgtttgaggattttccgtatagatTCGAGGGTGGGGTGatatgtcatagtttcatagttagtagagttggaagggacctgagcagatcatcaagtccggccccctgccatgggaggAAAGAGTACTGAAGTCAAATGACctcggcaaggtgttcatccagcctcctcttaaagacctccagggtaggagtcagcaccacttctcttggaagttggttccagatcctagctgccctgacagtggagtagcgtctcctgatatctagtctaaatctaccctctgcaaGCTTGtaactgttatttcttgtcactcctggtagtgctcgggggaatagggactccccca
This genomic window contains:
- the GTF2H5 gene encoding general transcription factor IIH subunit 5, whose product is MVNVLKGVLIECDPAMKQFLLYLDESNALGKKFIIQDLDETHVFVLAELVNFLQERVGELMDQNSFPITQK